In Penaeus chinensis breed Huanghai No. 1 chromosome 19, ASM1920278v2, whole genome shotgun sequence, a single genomic region encodes these proteins:
- the LOC125034994 gene encoding serine/arginine repetitive matrix protein 2-like — translation MALFGMVWLLKVRKHLRHCAHCRAHLRTCAHCRARPSPSLPSIINSRDSTKESCAQDTASQTSPPEHERGRITLDLVAHRPPREDDSDEEAADSSGAGCSADGDSGGHDTGERTAGDPPGVTDGNESEAQYLPFAGRVSPSLPAPPPPPPRSPAPPRDVSRSPRRLAEPAVSVAQQPCESAAGSLASRVCSMYDHEDPRRDLAKERRRSFGSTKRRSLPSAEDLEVKIDAPIKTATLPRQASTGGGSRFCYNPGHTHPYACTSLTTSTPHLSHLSRSSHNNTATTPSTQHTWDPSLPGTPLPFPHHHTSPQPPYQPHTPQPAHSVASAHAPSREPPQVTLDPRCLPTEPPEGAYGGSDSSRSSHSGSRSSYSDHSLPPPLKFSEGAIHFMPTPAAPPLLADAQYQPPQGRSWWPQGDGGGRRSWDAPPVPDHNVHFRDGVWSIPTSSTVTTFLGADYPRYDPTTVPGRDRRSFGQQETQSSPHAGQGTLPRARSHSRGHRSPGRSGRSHSRSPSRHRGRVDLLEACEADYGGPGGWGAAEGVAGERALGVRATWERETRVSGESLPPPPAEWSSASPKAGFCALHGYSKPKGKLSVQR, via the exons ATGGCGCTCTTTGGGATGGTTTGGCTCCTCAAGGTACGCAAGCACCTACGACACTGTGCTCACTGCAGGGCCCACCTCAGGACCTGTGCCCATTGCCGGGCGAGGCCCTCGCCTTCCCTGCCGTCCATTATCAACTCGAGGGATTCCACCAAGGAATCCTGCGCTCAGGACACAGCCTCACAGACGTCACCACCAGAACACGAGCGAGGTAGGATTACGCTGGACCTGGTGGCGCACAGGCCGCCCAGAGAAGACGACAGCGACGAAGAGGCCGCGGACAGCAGCGGGGCAGGTTGCAGCGCGGACGGTGACAGTGGTGGGCACGACACGGGCGAAAGGACCGCGGGAGATCCTCCTGGAGTTACAGATGGCAATGAAAGCGAGGCCCAGTATCTCCCGTTCGCCGGCCGGGTGTCCCCCTCCTTGCCTGCCCCCCCTCCGCCACCTCCCCGCAGCCCCGCCCCCCCGCGAGACGTCTCCAGGTCGCCCCGCCGCCTTGCCGAGCCAGCCGTCAGCGTGGCGCAGCAGCCGTGCGAGAGCGCTGCCGGCTCGCTGGCCAGCCGCGTCTGCAGCATGTACGATCACGAGGACCCGAGGAGGGACTTGGCCAAGGAGCGGCGGCGGTCGTTCGGTTCCACCAAGCGGCGGAGTCTGCCCTCCGCGGAGGACCTGGAGGTGAAGATAGACGCCCCGATCAAGACGGCCACTTTGCCACGCCAGGCCTCCACGGGGGGCGGGTCCCGCTTTTGCTATAACCCAGGACATACCCACCCTTACGCATGCACATCCCTCACCACCTCCACGCCACATCTGTCTCACCTGTCTCGCAGCAGCCATAACAACActgccaccaccccctccactcaGCACACGTGGGACCCCTCCCTCCCgggcacccccctccccttcccacaccaTCACACGTCACCACAGCCGCCCTACCAGCCTCATACGCCGCAGCCGGCCCACAGCGTAGCCTCGGCCCACGCCCCCTCTCGGGAGCCTCCCCAAGTGACACTGGACCCTCGCTGCCTGCCGACTGAGCCACCGGAAGGAGCGTACGGCGGCTCGGATTCGAGTCGCAGCTCGCACAGTGGCTCTCGCAGCTCGTACAGCGACCACAGTTTGCCTCCTCCGCTCAAGTTCTCGGAAGGCGCAATTCACTTCATGCCGACCCCCGCCGCGCCTCCTCTCCTTGCTGATGCTCAGTACCAGCCCCCACAAGGGAGGAGCTGGTGGCCCCAGGGAGACGGCGGAGGCAGACGCTCGTGGGACGCGCCGCCCGTGCCAGACCATAACGTGCACTTCCGAGATGGCGTTTGGTCCATCCCAACCAGTTCGACTGTTACGACATTTCTCGGAGCTGACTATCCCCGCTACGACCCCACGACTGTGCCGGGTCGCGATCGCCGTTCTTTCGGTCAGCAGGAAACACAGAGCTCCCCCCACGCGGGTCAAGGCACGCTACCTCGAGCCCGCAGCCACTCCAGGGGCCATCGCTCCCCTGGGCGCAGCGGCCGCAGTCACTCCCGTAGCCCCAGCAGACATCGAGGAAGAGTTGATCTGCTAGAGGCGTGCGAAGCTGACTACGGCGGCCCAGGAGGATGGGGCGCTGCCGAAGGGGTGGCGGGGGAAAGGGCGCTCGGCGTGAGAGcgacgtgggagagagagaccagagtgTCTGGAGAATCTCTGCCTCCTCCGCCCGCGGAATGGTCGAGCGCGAGTCCCAAGGCGGGGTTCTGCGCGCTGCACGGCTACTCCAAACCCAAAGGTAAGCTTTCCGTCCAGAG GTGA